In Flavobacterium hankyongi, the genomic window GGATCGTCTCTTGGTCCAGCAAAAAATTTCATATTATTGTTTGTTCCAATTATGGCTGCCTGACCATATTGAGAAATTTCGACACTCCCTGAAGCATTATTAGTTTTTATCGTACTTGAAGTACCAGTAGCGTCTGGTGCAACAGGGCCGAAGAAATACATTTTATTTCCACGTTTAATTGCCTGAATCACTAGATCTTCAACATTGTCATTGTTATTGTCAATGTTGATTTCTGTTAGCACGCTCTCATTAAATGTTGCACTTGCGGTAGCTCCAGGACTTAACAATCCTTGTGAGTTAACCACAAAAACCATGTTACTTGTATTTTGCCCTTGAAAAGCATATACATCGGTAATGTCGGATGCGTTACCTGTTACCGCTGGTGCATCTGCGTGATCCGCAGCGATTAATAATAGACCTGAAATCGCAAACAACGAAAGGCCTATATACATTTTAGTCTTTTTCATTTTATTAATTTTTAAATGATTATAAAGACACTTACGCAATAACTTTCTTGTTGGTTTTAAAAAAGATGTTTTTTTTTCAAAAAAAATAATCTACCCATTAAATGAGGTTTATAAAAAAGAATATATATGTTTGTAATTCAAATCCGATAATTGTATGAGTCAGGAAGAAATCATTTTGCTACTACAAAAAAAAGATGATAAAGCCTATAGTGTTTTGTATGACATGTATGCTAAAAGCCTCTTTGCAGTCATCATTAATTTAATAAATGATCGTGAAGAAGCCGAAGATATACTTCAGGAGTCATTTGTGAAAATTTGGAAAAATATAGATTCATACAATGAATCCAAAGGGAGACTTTATACCTGGATGCTTAATATTGCAAGAAACACAGCCATTGATAAACTCCGTTCTAAAAACTTTAACAATAGCAAAAAAAACCTATCTTCTGATAATTTCGTACATCTACTTGACGAGAGCAATAAATCTGTTTTCAAGATTGAAGCCATTGGTATTCAAGAATTCATAAAAAAGCTAAAACCCAAATGCATTGCCTTAATTGATTTATTATTCTTTAAAGGTTATACGCAACAAGAAGCTTCAGAAGAATTAGAAATACCGCTTGGAACTGTTAAAACACAAAATAGAAATTGCATTAATGATTTAAGAATCTTTTTAAAAGTATAAATGGATAGTAAAGAATACATAGAATCAGGAATTTTGGAACTTTATGTTTATGGTTTACTAAATGAAGAGCAAAACCTAGAAGTACATGAAATGTCTATAAAACATAAAGAGGTAGAAGCTGAAATTGTAGCTATTGAAAAATCTATTCTTTCTCTATCAACAAGTTTTTCACCATTCCTATCTGTTCAGAATTTTGAAAAAATAAAAGCTGAATTAGAAATTAAACATAATAATGTGATTGATTTGAAGCCAAAAAAATCAATACCAAACTACATTGGATGGGCAGCGGCAGCTGTTTTACTTTTATTCATAGGATATCAATACAACCAACAATCAGCAATTAAAAATGAAGTAGTAACATTGGAAAAAAACAATGAAAAACTGAATGAAGCAGTAGTGACTTCAGAAAATGAAGCAAAACAGTCTAAGGAAGCTCTTAATATCATTAGAGACACTAAAAATACTGTAGTTTCACTTGCTGGACAAACTGTTTCTCCTTCTTCTTATGCTAAAGTATATTGGAATAAAGATAAACAGACAGTATATATTGATGCTTCTGGATTACCGGAACCTCCAGAAGGAAAAGAGTATCAGGTTTGGTCATTAAAATTAAAACCATCTTTAACACCTACCAGTATTGGATTACTGAGCAATTTTACTGAAAACAATTCAAAAATATTTGAAGTTAGCAAAACTCAAGATGCAGAAGCTTTTGGAATTACTCTAGAACCAAAAGGCGGAAGCAAAACTCCTACAATGGAACAATTGTATACTTTAGGAACAATATAACTCTGCTAAAAAAATATAAATAAAAAATCCAGCTGAGTTAGCTGGATTTTTTATTATTGCTTTTTCTCCTTATTAAACTTTACCCATGCTGCAATATACATGATGAGCGCAATAAAGTAAAACACGATAGAAATATAAATATTTTTAACGGTTTGTGCTAACAATAAAGCCGATGTAGCAAATAAAAAAAAGTGAAAAGCTTTGAAACTTTGCATATTATTTAAAGAATGAATCTACGAATTCGTATTTGTTAAACACTTGAAGATCATTAATCCCTTCACCCACTCCAATATATTTTACAGGTATTTGAAATTGATCAGAAATACCAATAACAACACCACCTTTAGCAGTTCCATCAAGCTTTGTGACAGCAAGACATGAAACTTCTGTTGCTGCTGTAAACTCTTTTGCTTGTTCGAAAGCATTTTGTCCAGTAGAACCATCTAAAACTAATAACACGTCGTGTGGCGCATCTTCTACCACTTTTTGCATAACGCGTTTTACTTTAGTAAGCTCATTCATTAAACCAACTTTGTTATGTAAACGTCCTGCTGTATCAATAATCACTACATCTGCATTTTGAGAAACAGCACTTTGTAAAGTATCAAATGCAACCGAGGCTGGATCACTACCCATTTGTTGTTTTACAATAGGAACACCTACTCTATCAGCCCAAATTTGTAATTGATCGATAGCAGCTGCTCTAAACGTATCCGCAGCTCCTAAAACTACTTTGTAACCAGCCTTTTTAAACTGATTTGCTAATTTACCAATAGTTGTTGTTTTCCCTACTCCGTTAACACCAACCACCATAATTACATATGGTTTTTTGTTGGCTGGAATTGTAAATTCAGTTTCTTCACCAGAATTTGTTTCAGATAATAAACCTGCAATTTCATCACGAAGGATTTGGTTTAATTCTTCTGTTCCTAAGTATTTATCGCGAGAAACTCTTTCCTCGATACGTTCAATTATTTTTAAAGTAGTATTTACACCTACATCGGAAGTTACTAAAACTTCTTCAAGGTTATCTAAAACTTCGTCGTCTACTTTTGATTTACCAGCAACCGCTTTAGTCAATTTTGACAAAAAGGAAGTACTTGACTTTTCAAGACCTTTGTCTAATGTTTCTTTTTTTTCTGAAGAAAATAATCTTTTGAAAAAGCTCATTTTTAATTATAAGTTATAAGTTTTGCATTTTATAGAAGCCTTTTGTTTGTATCTGCCTCTTGTCATTAATGACGAGACAGGAAATACATTTAAAAAACGCCAATTGATGGCTCCTAAACTCTAGCAAATATAAAATAAAAAAGCTACTTCCCAATGAAAGTAGCTTAGTTATATTGAATGGATAAAATTATTTCTTTTTAAGAAATTCATCTACTTCTTCTGGAGACATGATAGCCTCAACAAAAGTGTAAGCACCAGTTTTTGGAGATTTTACCATTTTGATAGCTTTTGATAATCTCTTAGAAGCTGTTTGTAATGTTGCAACGGTTTTCTTTGCCATGACTTATACTATTTAATTGAAGTATTATTAAAAATAACTTCTAGATTATTTAATTTCTTTATGAACAGTCACTCTCTTTAAGATAGGATTGAATTTTTTGATTTCTAATCTATCTGGAGTGTTTTTTTTGTTTTTTGTTGTGATGTAACGAGATGTTCCAGCTACGCCAGAAGCTTTGTGCTCAGTACATTCTAAAATTACTTGGATTCTATTACCTTTCTTTGCCATTTTGCTATAAATTTATTAGGAACAGATTATTTAATAAATCCGTCTGCTTGTGCTTTTTTCAAAACTGCAGAAATTCCGTTCTTGTTAATCGTCTTAATTGTAGAAGCAGCTACTCTTAGAGTAATCCATCTGTCTTCTTCAGGAAGGTAAAAACGTTTTTTAACCAAGTTAACAGAGAATTTTCTCTTAGTCTTGTTCATAGCGTGAGAAACGTTATTTCCAACCATCGCTCTTTTTCCTGTAAGGTCACAAACTCTTGACATTATGCTTATCTTTTATCGTTATTCAAAATCAGGGTGCAAAGTAACAAAAAAGAAACGTTAGTAACAAATTATTTTTAGTAGTTTTTTAAAATTTCTTTATAAATAAGCTCCAACCCTTTGTTTACGGCTCTATCAATCACTTTTTCACGCGGTTGTCCAAAATTAAATTCTTCTGAAAAGACTCCTTTTGGTGTGGCAATTCCGACAAAAACTGTACCTACTTCGGCATCTGAGTCTCCTTTATTTGGACCTGCATTTCCAGTTGTTGCAATGGCAAAATCTGTTTGAAACTTTTTTTGAATGCTCAAAGCCATAGCTTCGGCAACAGCACTACTCACTACCGATTCTTTCTGAATTAATTCGTGAGGAATCGCTAAAATATCTTCTTTAACTTCAGTCGCATAACTCACAACACTACCTTTAAAATAAACTGAAGCTCCAGAAACTGAAGTTATTACCGAGGCTATTTTCCCTCCTGTGCAACTTTCAGCCGTAGAGATACTAAAACCTTTTGAAGAAAGCAATCTACCCAATACAAATTCCAAAGGTTCGTCATCATCTAAACCAACTAAACAATCTTCTATTTGTGGTTTGAGTAAATTTATTTGTTCCTCCAAAGCCTTTTTTAAGACTTCTTCATTACTGCCCCTTGCTGATAGTCTTAATCTAACCCTTCCAGGGTTTGGCAAATAAGCGAGCTTTATAAAATCAGGCAAATTATCTTCCCATTTTTCTATTCGCTCTGCTAATAAACTTTCCCCAACCCCATATGTCAAGAGTGTTTGATGAATTATATATGGTCTATCAAATTTTTCAACAAGTTTTGGAATAACCTGATTTTCTATAAGATATTTCATTTCGAAAGGAACCCCTGGCAAAGAAATAAAAACTGTATCTTCCTTCTCCATCCACATCCCAGGCGCTGTACCTACCTGATTAAATAATACTTCACATCTTGAAGGCACTAAAGCCTGATCTTTGTTGATTTGTGTTATAGGACGCTTAAAAAAAACTTCAATTAATTGGGTCACATGATCTAAAACTTGATTGTTATAAACCAACGTATCGTTCATATACTCACATAAAGTTTTTTTTGGTAATATCATCTTTAGTAGGCCCTAAACCTCCAGTGATAATAACTAAATCAAATTTATTTTGAAGGTTTGAGAGTGTGTCAAGAATATGTTTTTTATCATCTGAAATTGAAAGCATTTCGTTAACTTCAATCCCAATTTTATTAAGACATTTTGCTATAAAACCAGAATTAGTATCAACTATTTGGCCTATTAAAATTTCGTCACCAATTGTGACAATTACTGCTTTCATTTTTTATCAGAATAGAAGTTGTTATTTTACAGTGATTCTTTCGAAGTAGAGAAATTGATTACAGATTAAAATCTTTTTTTACTTCTTCAAGTGCTGCATCGATGCGCCCTTTAAGACTTTTATAAACCTCTTTAATTTCCTTTTTCTTTCCTTTATCGCGAGTCCATTGTTCGATTTGAAGAATTTCTTCTTTGGCCGCATCCATACCCAACAAATCTAATGTTGGTTTTGTTTTATGAGCAAAACTATATGCCTTAGCGTAATCTTTTTCTTTAATACCATCCTTCATCTCTTTGATGTCATCTGGCACTTCATCAACAAACAAATTTATAATTTGTAATACAAAATCTTTGTCATCATCTGATATTGCATAAACTTTTGCTAAATTATAGTGTATTGCCATTATTTTACTTGAATCTTAAATAGTTGTTTATCTTCAATAAATCCTTCTAAAACATCTTCAGGATTAACTTTTGCTACTCCCGCAGGTGTTCCTGTAAAAATAATATCTCCAGTTTTTAATGTAAAATATTGCGAAACATACGATATGATTTCATCTATTTTCCATAACATCATACTGGTATTACCTTTTTGAACTACCTCACCATTTTTAGTTAATTCAAATTTAATATTTTCTAAAGAATCAAAATCTTTTTTCGATAAAAAGTCACCTATTACCGCTGAACCGTCAAATGCTTTTGCTTTTTCCCATGGCAATCCTTTACTTTTTAGTTCAGATTGCACATCCCGAGCTGTAAAATCAATCCCTAAACCTATCTCATCATAGTATTTATGGGAAAACTTAGCATCGATATACTTACCCACTTTATTGATTTTGACTAAAATCTCAACTTCATGATGTACATCATTACTGAATTCAGGAATTACAAAAGGAAATTGCTTAGGCAAAATCGCAGTATCCGGTTTCATAAAAATTACTGGTTCACTTGGACGTTCGTTATTTAGTTCCGAAATATGGTCAGCATAATTACGACCTATGCAGATTATTTTCATATCATTAAGCATTCAGTTAATAGCCGCTAGTTTTATCAGTGATTCTAAAGATGAACACTTTAAACTGCAAACTAATTACTGCTTTGTATTTAATTTTCTTAATTTAATTCCAGTTAAAACCTTTTTTGTATACAATGGAAAATCAGCATTTTGAATCCAACCAAAATAGCCTGGTTCTTTTTCAAGCACCTCTTCGACTAAGGCTCCCTTATGCTTTCCGAAGGTGAAAATTTCATTTCCTTCTGCATCTAAAGCTATAAATCCAGCAAAATCCACAAACTTTTTACGTGTTGTAAATTCTGATAAAGACTTCATATCATTTTCTAAATCTGGATAACGTTCTAATTGTGCTTTGAGTATTTCATAAGTAGCTTCAGTATCTGCAGCTGCTCTGTGTGCATTATCTAAAGTTTGTCCACAATAGAATTTATATGCAGCACCCAATGTTCTTTCTTCCATTTTATGGAAAATAGTTTGAACATCTACTGACACTCTGTTTTTCATATCAAAATCAACTTCGGCACGTAACAATTCTTCTGCTAACAATGGAATATCAAATCTGTCTGAATTAAAACCAGCCAAATCAGAATCTTTAATCATATTGTGAATTTGTGAAGCCAATTCTCTAAAAGTAGGCTCATTTGCCACTTTCTCATTGGTAATTCCGTGAACGGCAGTAGCAGAAGCTGGAATTGGAATTGTTGGATTCACCAACCATGTTTTACTTTCTTTATTTCCGTTAGGATATATCTTTACAATTGCGATTTCGACAATTCTGTCTCTTCCAACGTCGATTCCTGTAGTTTCTAAGTCAAAAAAACAGATTGGTCTGTTTAGTTTTAGTTCCATTTTTTTTATTTGATATGCAAATATAAAAAACCACGCTATTGCGTGGTTTTCAAAGTATGATTTTTTTATTAAATATCTCTATTAATATCCCAAGCCTCAAGATAATCAGCAACTCGTTTTACAAAACTTCCACCTAAAGCTCCGTCAACTACTCTATGATCATAAGAGTGTGATAAGAACATTTTTTGACGGATTCCAATAAAGTCTCCTTCAGGAGTTTCTATAACAGCAGGTACTTTACGAATAGCTCCTAAAGCTAAAATACCTACTTGTGGCTGATTGATAATTGGCGTTCCAAAAACTGAACCAAAAGTACCAACATTAGTTACTGTATAAGTACCTCCTTGAGTATCGTCTGGTTTTAATTTACCGGATTTTGCACGGTTACCTAAATCATTAACTGCTTTTGCCATACCTACCAAGTTCAATTGATCTGCATTTTTAATTACAGGAACAATTAAATTTCCGTTTGGTAAAGCAGCAGCCATACCTAAGTTAATATTTTTCTTTTTAATGATGTATTCTCCTTCTACAGAAATATTCATTCCAGGGAAATCTCTTAACGCTTTTGCAACAGCTTCCATAAATATTGGAGTGAATGTTAATTTTTCACCTTCTCTCTTTTCAAAAGCATTTTTCACTTTATCTCTCCATTTCACGATGTTAGTAACATCAACTTCGATGAATGATTGTACGTGTGCAGATGTTTGAACAGATTCCACCATGTATTTTGAAATCAGTTTACGCATTCTGTCCATTTCAACAACCTCATCAGCACCGTTTACAGACACAGGAACCGCTTGAGTTGATGTTTGAACTGGAGCTACAACTGCTTTAGGAGCTTCTGTTGTTGCCGCAGGTTTATTACCTCTATTTTTAATATAGTTTAATAAATCTTCTTTATTTACACGTCCATCTTTACCAGAACCTTGAATAGATTCTAATTCAGCTAAAGACACACCTTCTTCTTTCGCAATATTTTTTACTAATGGAGAGAAAAACTTATCAGATCCTGAAAAATCTGCAGGAGCAGCATTTTCTTTTGCAACTTCAACAGTTTTAGCAACTTCAGCAACTGGAGTTGATGCTGCTTCTGCTTTTGGAGCTTCTGCTACAAAAGCACCTCCTTCTGTTTCAATGATTGCAATAGTTTGACCTACTTGCACTACATCATCTTTTTGAAATAATATCTCAACAAGTGTTCCAGATACTTCTGAAGGCACTTCACTATCTACTTTATCTGTAGCGATTTCAAGAACAGCTTCATCTTGTTCTATCTTATCACCAACATTTTTTAACCAGTTTGTTACGGTTGCTTCTGCAACACTTTCTCCCATTTTGGGTAATTTCAATTCAAACTTTGCCATATTTTTAAACTAAAGTTGTGTTTCCTTATTTGGTTTGCAAAATTAACATTTTTTTGTTCGATACACCACGAATCAGTCAATTTTTGTTAAATTTATTACTTGCCCTATATCGTTTGCGCTATTACTACCAATTAAATAATCATGATTAAATGATAAAAACTTGAAACTATAATTATAATTTACATTTTTTTCCATCAAATCTATTGCTCTTTTAAAAGAAATAGATTTTAAATCAACTATAAATTCAACTTTTAAATTAGGAGGAACTGTATTGCTTTTTTCAGTTACTGAAGCATTTAATCTGTCACCAATTATATTTAATAAATTTTCATTTCTTTCATTTTCAGAAACAAAAATATAGTGCTCTGGTTTTTTTGTACTAACCATTTTTGATTGAAATACTTTTAATAATGAGAAAGAAAAAGCTCCAACTCTCATAAAAAAATTAAAAAAACAAGAACCTCCAAAATGCTTTTTATAGAAAAACCGCATGGCTTCACTAAATCGCTTCACATACTTTTCATCACGTACTGTGCTTTCTCCTTTATAATGTATCACAGTAGTTTCATGATAATAATAATTTTGAAACCCTTCTTTTTTCACTAAATAACTCAAATCGATATCATCCGAATACATAAAACAGTTTTCATCAAATCCTCCAACTTTCAAATACAACTCACGCTTCATGACCATAAAAGCCCCTACAAGAATATCAACTTCACCCGATTCGTTTTCAGACAAATGTTGTGCATAATATTTATTAAATACAGATGATTTTGGAAAGAATTTATACAAGCCAAATATTTTAGTCATTGCTACCCAAGGTGTAGGTAATCCGCGTTTGCATTCAGGAAGAAAATTCCCTGTTCCATCAATAAGTTTACAACCAATAATTCCTAAATTGGTTTTCATTTTGATAAAATTCAGAATTTTTTCAAAAGTATCTTCAGCAACAACAGTGTCGGGATTAAGTATGCAAATGTATTCACCTTTAGCCTCTGCTACTCCAATGTTATTTCCTTTAGGAAAACCAAAATTTTCTTTGTTTTCGATTAGCTTAACATCTGGAAAGCGCTTTTTTATCATTTGACAGCTATCATCCTGCGAAAAATTATCTACCACAATAATTTCTCCATCAATATTCTCAAGTGCTTTTTGAACACTTAACACACATTGCTCGAGAAAATAACGAACATTATAATTGAGAATTATTACGGATAACTGCATGGAGCAAATATAACAGGAAAAATTGTCAATTCTGAAATTACGGCAACAGTAAATATTGGTTTTTTAGATACCAAATATTTCATTTTTATAGATAGAATCGTTCTTTGATTTCGCTATTCCCAAACTCATTGTTTCCATAGAAATCAATAAAATCAATTTTAGGTTTAACCGATTTTGTAACGGCTTTAGAAATAAATATTCTTTTTACAATCATTTTCTTTCCGTTAACGATAGTTTTTACTTGTGGTTTTCCTTTCGAATCCAATTCAAGATAAAGTTTCTTTTCGGGATAAGCCACCAACCTAAATTCATAGCTACTTTCTTTTATTTTTTTGAAAGTAATCCCATAAGCAAACTTTCGTTGCACACTGCTCAATTCCTCTTTTACACCACCTTTTGTATAAACAATTCTGTAAATTTTAATAGGATCAATATGATTAATCTTATTGTTTTCGGAAAAATTAAGGTCGTACACAAAAGTATTATGATTATCACTGTGCTGAATGTAAAACAAGCGTTCGTCTGCATCTGGAGGGATTGGATATCCTTGTTGGGCAAAACTAATAATTTGACTAAAAATTAATAATAAAAATAATCTCTTCATTTCTTTTTCCTCCTATATTTTGAACACACAAAGTTACTTAATAAATAATTGGAGATTATTGAAATTTCGACAAAGAGAGAATTGTTTTATTGAAAACAAAAAAGATATTTATAGAGTAGTCAAGATTGAACGTAGCATAGTATATTTTTATTTAATAATACAGACAATGGGAAAAACCAACATATTCATCCCAAACCATTAGTTACCAAACCTCATCATTTTTAATTCGTAATATAATAGCTTACTTTTGCAAAAAAATATTCTTGTGAATTACTTATCAGTCGAAAATATCTCTAAATCTTTTGGGGAACGCACCTTGTTTGAAAACATCTCTTTCGGGATTAATAAAGACCAAAAAATAGCTTTTATAGCTAAAAATGGTTCGGGGAAAACCTGTATTATGAAAATCCTTAATGGAGAAGATGAACCAGATACTGGTCAGGTAGTCGTGCGCAAAGACATCAAAATGGCGTTTTTGTCACAGGATCATAATTTGCAGGACGAACTTACCATTGAAGAAAGTATTTTTGCTTCAGATAACGAAACGCTAAAAGTAATTGAACGATATGAAAAAGCATTAGAGAATCCTGAAGATGGAGAAGCTTACCAAAAAGCTTTTGACGATATGGATCGTCACAATGCTTGGGATTTTGAAACACAATTCAAACAGATTTTGTTCAAACTTAAACTAGAAGATTTCAAACTAAAAGTAAAGAACCTTTCTGGTGGACAAAAAAAGCGTTTGTCTCTGGCTATTATTTTAATTAACCGCCCCGATTTATTGATTCTGGATGAGCCTACCAATCACTTAGATTTAGAAATGATCGAATGGTTGGAAAATTATTTTGCCAAAGAAAACATTACGTTGTTTATGGTAACGCACGACCGTTTCTTTTTAGAACGTGTTTGTAACGAAATCATAGAATTAGACAACGGAAAATTATACCAATACAAAGGCAATTACTCTTATTATTTAGAGAAAAAAGAAGAACGCATTACGTCTGAAAATGCTAGTATTGACAAAGCCAAAAACTTATTTGTAAAAGAACTAGAATGGATGCGCCGCCAACCGAAAGCTCGTACCACAAAATCTAAATCACGTCAGGATGATTTTTACATAATCAAAGAAAAGGCTCAAAGTCGCCGAAAAGAAAATGTAGTCGAATTAGAGATTAACATGGAGCGAATGGGGACTAAAATCATTGAACTTCACAAAATCTCTAAAAAATTTAAAGACAAAATCATTTTAAACGATTTTAGTTTTGACTTTCAACGTGGTGAACGTATTGGAATTATAGGTAAAAACGGAACAGGGAAATCAACCTTCTTAAACTTACTTACTGGAACTATTCCATTAGATAGTGGGAAAGTAATTAAAGGTGATACGATCAAAATTGGTTATTATACTCAAAGTGGTATCAATCCTAAACCGGGACAACGTGTTATCGACATCATTAAAGAATTTGGCGAATATATTCCGTTAGCAAAAGGACGCATTATTTCGGCTTCACAGTTATTGGAACGTTTTCTTTTTGACTCAAAAAAACAATATGATTATGTTGAAAAACTGAGTGGTGGCGAGCTAAAACGTTTATATTTATGTACAGTTTTAATTCAGAATCCGAACTTTTTGATTCTGGATGAGCCTACTAACGATTTGGATATTGTCACTTTAAATGTTCTTGAAAGTTTCCTTTTAGATTATCCTGGTTGTTTATTAGTAGTATCTCACGACCGTTATTTTATGGATAAAATCGTGGATAATTTATTTGTTTTTAGAGGTCAAGGCGAAATAGAAAACTTCCCTGGAAATTATTCCGATTTTAGAGCCTATGAAGACAGTATAGAACCAATAAAAGAAGAAGCTAAGGAAAAAGTAAACTGGAAACAAAACAATTCATCAACTTCAGGTCTATCTTTCAACGAGCAAAAAGAATTTCAAAAAATTGAAAGAGAAATCAAAGATTTAGAAATCAAGAAAAAGGAAATTGAACAATTGTTTTCTGATGGAAAAGTTTCCGATGCTGATATTGAAAAGAAAGCCAACGAACTACAGAACATCATCAAAAAGATGGAAGAAAAAGAAGAACGTTGGTTTGAATTATCTACTAAAATGGAAGGATAATTTATCAAAATGCTTCAAATCATAAAATCATATCTAAATTTTATAAAAAACTCCAGTAACCAACACGGAGTTCATTCTCCTTTTGTGTTCGATTTAGTTACAAACTGTTTTTATGATAAAACAAACTATTTTGAATATGAAAGCTTAAAAGATTACAGAGTCAGTTTGCTTGAAAATCATGACACTATCGAAGTAACCGATTTTGGTGCTGGTTCCCGTGTCTTTAAAAGTAATCAAAGAAAAATATCAGCTATCGCTAAAAACGCTGGCATTTCAAGAAAAAGAGCTAAACTTTTGTTCCGAGTTGTTAGATACTTTCAGCCCGAAAGTATATTAGAAATTGGTACTTCGCTAGGCTTAGCTACTTCTACC contains:
- a CDS encoding 3'-5' exonuclease, giving the protein MELKLNRPICFFDLETTGIDVGRDRIVEIAIVKIYPNGNKESKTWLVNPTIPIPASATAVHGITNEKVANEPTFRELASQIHNMIKDSDLAGFNSDRFDIPLLAEELLRAEVDFDMKNRVSVDVQTIFHKMEERTLGAAYKFYCGQTLDNAHRAAADTEATYEILKAQLERYPDLENDMKSLSEFTTRKKFVDFAGFIALDAEGNEIFTFGKHKGALVEEVLEKEPGYFGWIQNADFPLYTKKVLTGIKLRKLNTKQ
- a CDS encoding DUF4295 domain-containing protein, with amino-acid sequence MAKKTVATLQTASKRLSKAIKMVKSPKTGAYTFVEAIMSPEEVDEFLKKK
- a CDS encoding fumarylacetoacetate hydrolase family protein: MKIICIGRNYADHISELNNERPSEPVIFMKPDTAILPKQFPFVIPEFSNDVHHEVEILVKINKVGKYIDAKFSHKYYDEIGLGIDFTARDVQSELKSKGLPWEKAKAFDGSAVIGDFLSKKDFDSLENIKFELTKNGEVVQKGNTSMMLWKIDEIISYVSQYFTLKTGDIIFTGTPAGVAKVNPEDVLEGFIEDKQLFKIQVK
- a CDS encoding anti-sigma factor, which produces MDSKEYIESGILELYVYGLLNEEQNLEVHEMSIKHKEVEAEIVAIEKSILSLSTSFSPFLSVQNFEKIKAELEIKHNNVIDLKPKKSIPNYIGWAAAAVLLLFIGYQYNQQSAIKNEVVTLEKNNEKLNEAVVTSENEAKQSKEALNIIRDTKNTVVSLAGQTVSPSSYAKVYWNKDKQTVYIDASGLPEPPEGKEYQVWSLKLKPSLTPTSIGLLSNFTENNSKIFEVSKTQDAEAFGITLEPKGGSKTPTMEQLYTLGTI
- the rpmB gene encoding 50S ribosomal protein L28 → MSRVCDLTGKRAMVGNNVSHAMNKTKRKFSVNLVKKRFYLPEEDRWITLRVAASTIKTINKNGISAVLKKAQADGFIK
- a CDS encoding Hpt domain-containing protein, translating into MAIHYNLAKVYAISDDDKDFVLQIINLFVDEVPDDIKEMKDGIKEKDYAKAYSFAHKTKPTLDLLGMDAAKEEILQIEQWTRDKGKKKEIKEVYKSLKGRIDAALEEVKKDFNL
- a CDS encoding glycosyltransferase family 2 protein, which gives rise to MQLSVIILNYNVRYFLEQCVLSVQKALENIDGEIIVVDNFSQDDSCQMIKKRFPDVKLIENKENFGFPKGNNIGVAEAKGEYICILNPDTVVAEDTFEKILNFIKMKTNLGIIGCKLIDGTGNFLPECKRGLPTPWVAMTKIFGLYKFFPKSSVFNKYYAQHLSENESGEVDILVGAFMVMKRELYLKVGGFDENCFMYSDDIDLSYLVKKEGFQNYYYHETTVIHYKGESTVRDEKYVKRFSEAMRFFYKKHFGGSCFFNFFMRVGAFSFSLLKVFQSKMVSTKKPEHYIFVSENERNENLLNIIGDRLNASVTEKSNTVPPNLKVEFIVDLKSISFKRAIDLMEKNVNYNYSFKFLSFNHDYLIGSNSANDIGQVINLTKID
- a CDS encoding dihydrolipoamide acetyltransferase family protein; the encoded protein is MAKFELKLPKMGESVAEATVTNWLKNVGDKIEQDEAVLEIATDKVDSEVPSEVSGTLVEILFQKDDVVQVGQTIAIIETEGGAFVAEAPKAEAASTPVAEVAKTVEVAKENAAPADFSGSDKFFSPLVKNIAKEEGVSLAELESIQGSGKDGRVNKEDLLNYIKNRGNKPAATTEAPKAVVAPVQTSTQAVPVSVNGADEVVEMDRMRKLISKYMVESVQTSAHVQSFIEVDVTNIVKWRDKVKNAFEKREGEKLTFTPIFMEAVAKALRDFPGMNISVEGEYIIKKKNINLGMAAALPNGNLIVPVIKNADQLNLVGMAKAVNDLGNRAKSGKLKPDDTQGGTYTVTNVGTFGSVFGTPIINQPQVGILALGAIRKVPAVIETPEGDFIGIRQKMFLSHSYDHRVVDGALGGSFVKRVADYLEAWDINRDI
- the rpmG gene encoding 50S ribosomal protein L33, giving the protein MAKKGNRIQVILECTEHKASGVAGTSRYITTKNKKNTPDRLEIKKFNPILKRVTVHKEIK
- a CDS encoding DUF4331 domain-containing protein; the protein is MKKTKMYIGLSLFAISGLLLIAADHADAPAVTGNASDITDVYAFQGQNTSNMVFVVNSQGLLSPGATASATFNESVLTEINIDNNNDNVEDLVIQAIKRGNKMYFFGPVAPDATGTSSTIKTNNASGSVEISQYGQAAIIGTNNNMKFFAGPRDDPFFFDLNQYKAILAGTATGFNNPGTDTFAGTNVLSTIIEVPKASLGTSSSINVWVETKQKQ
- a CDS encoding RNA polymerase sigma factor — translated: MSQEEIILLLQKKDDKAYSVLYDMYAKSLFAVIINLINDREEAEDILQESFVKIWKNIDSYNESKGRLYTWMLNIARNTAIDKLRSKNFNNSKKNLSSDNFVHLLDESNKSVFKIEAIGIQEFIKKLKPKCIALIDLLFFKGYTQQEASEELEIPLGTVKTQNRNCINDLRIFLKV
- the ftsY gene encoding signal recognition particle-docking protein FtsY, whose translation is MSFFKRLFSSEKKETLDKGLEKSSTSFLSKLTKAVAGKSKVDDEVLDNLEEVLVTSDVGVNTTLKIIERIEERVSRDKYLGTEELNQILRDEIAGLLSETNSGEETEFTIPANKKPYVIMVVGVNGVGKTTTIGKLANQFKKAGYKVVLGAADTFRAAAIDQLQIWADRVGVPIVKQQMGSDPASVAFDTLQSAVSQNADVVIIDTAGRLHNKVGLMNELTKVKRVMQKVVEDAPHDVLLVLDGSTGQNAFEQAKEFTAATEVSCLAVTKLDGTAKGGVVIGISDQFQIPVKYIGVGEGINDLQVFNKYEFVDSFFK